Genomic DNA from Echeneis naucrates chromosome 23, fEcheNa1.1, whole genome shotgun sequence:
TGGACATTGAAGCTATCaaggacaaagtgaaaaaagcCAAAACCAAGAAACTGGGGGCTCCACCAGTGAACCCAGCTCCTCCCAGCAGCACCACcacagacaagaagaaaaagaacaaaagcaaaggCTGACCACAGCCCTCTCTTTTAATGAGTGTAAAGACTGGAAGCATACGGGATGATGGGACCTCCAACAAACCATGTAGGCTTGGATCTGAATGAATtccaaaacaaactgtcagATGTTTTTACCTGCTTTTGTTGTAAagaactttgtgtttgtttattgtaaTTCACCTGGACGTGAAAGTGTGAACAGCAGTATATTGTGGTCTTTTTGTCTCACCTGTTGTTTCCTATGAGGTAAGATTGTCCAGATTTTGTATGCTCGGTATTTATAGATGACAGATATTCTTTATCGTCCTGATAAATACTGATTTGATTGTATctgatggaaaaagaaacctgGCTCTTACGTTTCTGTTGTTCTGCtacataatttttatttgtgacaATTGTACTGCAGCCCTGTACGGTATTTATGAGTATCAGTTCAGTATTTCATCTTTCAGCTTAGTTTTGGTTTCctacaccaaaaaaaaaaaaaaaaactaaatccagtatttatttttttaaatatatatttacccAGGTACTAATGTCATCTGGTATAGTTAGAGAGCTTGCCAAACTAAAACCTGAGAAAACCTATGCaaatagagaaaacacaaacaaattcccAAACCATCTTAATCAATTGGACAGCATTTCATGAAATACATACAACCCAACTAAATATAAACTGCTCCAAATACAGCACGGAGGAAGTGTTTCTAGGGAACACTAAAAGCGATGAACCAGGCTGGGATGCAACTGTTCAATGCTTTGTGAATTTGGAAATTAAACATACTGAAAGACAAGAGAATATGGAAGTATTAGAATAATTATTGTAATGCATTGATGTCATCACTTTTTGTGTCCCTGGAAACACTTCCTTAGTGTTGTGAGCATTTgcagctggagccaatcccagctgacgtGAAGTGAGACAGGCACATCCTAGACAGCTCAGCAGTTTATCATTGGGCTGACATGTAGAGACAATGAACTGTTCCAGCTACAGGAAATTTAATCCAAATCATCagtttaaaattgcatttttgaGTGTGGGAAGAAGCTGTAGCACCATTAGAAAACATGCAAGCGCCTCACATAAAGTCCCCAGTTGCTACTGTGCTTCCCCACCAGTGCGGCGGGGTGACATGGCTGCTCCTGAATTTGTATTCTGTCTGCATGACTTTGTTGCAATTTGCTGAGCTCTCGGGGTCATTGTAGTTTTGTATAGTTGTTATATTAGTGGAGCTCTTTCGCTGATATTATCAACTGTAACTGAAGACAGCAGTTAGACTGAACATCAAACTACAAAGAACACATTTCACACTATACAGTCCATTGACCAGTTGATCTGCTCATATGAGGAAACTTAATGTTGCTTTGACCGAATTAACCCTAACTCTAACTCATGTTGAGAGAGCTAAGGCGAAAAACAAGCCAGATATTTAGTGAGcaatgagtttgtttttgaagtgtttatttttgatGTGTAGCTTTGGGACAGTggacaaaaaatatttattcattcatcttctaccgcttttttgtttggggatgctggagccaatcccagctcagattgggtgagggtggggtacaccctggaccggtcaccagtccatcacagggccaacacacagagacaactaaccactcacactcagacctacagacaatttagagtcaccagttaacacaaacatgcatgtctttggaaactggagtacctggaggaaacccacgcaggcacagggagaacatgcaaactccacacgaccttcttgttgtggggcaaccgccaaccactatgccactgtgcttcCCAGTggacataaataaaaaggttaaaTCAGTCTCTTCTTCAACACTGAGTAAATCGGTCGAGGATGATCAGGAGAAAACATGATTTCTACTCATAACAGAAGATGTTAGGGTAATACCAGTGGACCCCATATGCTGTGATGAATGTAAAGATAAGACCAATGGGCCGGACAACCAGTATAATGACATAGTGGAAGTCAGCGGCTTGCTGGCTCACACCATCAGGGTCCCAGTCTGGGGTCCAGTTGTAGCCTGGAAACACAAAACGTGTTTTCAAATTCTGCTGGATTGAATCTTCAAGCAGTCTTAGTGTGTTTACTAAACACTTACTTTTCTGTGAATCTCGTTCTTTGTCACCTGAAGAGACAAACATGACACAAATGGATCAAACAATGGAATATGTGCTTCTTGTGATTCCTTCCTGATATATTTTTTAGGTGTTTATAAAGTGGCTTGTTAAAGCTAACATGTTTATCAGTAGCTGAGTGTTTcttgaaaatgaaatctaaatGAAGGACAGATCGTTTGCCTCAAAATAAGATAGAATTCAGTACTCACGGCAGAGGCGGTTGTCACAGGTGCCTGTACATCCGGAGCAGGCTTCTCTTCCAGATACGTACGGCCTGTTTCCATTCATATTGCCTCTGTACAAAGAACCATCAGAACATTCACTCACTCTACGCAGAAATCTAGACTGCAGCAGACAGTTTCCTTATATGAAACTCAAAGGATGAGGTTTCCATTGTATGTTTCTGGTTGTCAGCAGTGTCCATGGAAAGAGCAAGACCAACAATGTGGTGGATCAGGAGGCAAAGAGGCAAGTATCTGCGGCCTCCAAGACACATTTTACAACCACAAATATTAACCTCACATTAAGTCACTAAACAGTGCTTTCCTGCAAAAAAAGTCTGATTCTTTAATGTATTTGTCGGGGACTATTTTCTGCAGTCGgaataataaacatttatcGGTCTGCTCTAACCAGATAGGGTGAGGCTGAATTACAATGAAGGATAGTCATGGGAAGTAAAACAATTTGTCTCACTTATGTGTTAGAGTTCTGTGACAAAGTCGATTTATCAGATAAATAGTTGTTAGAAGTACAGATGGTTTCTGCCCCTTCCTGTCTTTGACCTACACTCATGACTCAGTGACCTGAAAGCTTAAGATGTCTTTGTGCTCTTTGAGCCTCACCTGTGACACCTTCAACTTGTTCATGAGTCCAACTTACGCAGTAGCATAGTTGCAGACGAACATGACAGCCTTCCTCGAGTCAAAGTTCCTGACACCACCTGGGCACAGATGAGCGGCACAGCCGACCTTGTAGCTGCTTCCCCACACGACCTGAAACAACGAGAGCGTTCAATTACATAAGTCTAGACGGTGTCATTTTacttccacaaaaacaaaccacattATCATTAATATGAAAACATGCATGTACCTGCGTATAGTGACCACACATTTCATTGGCGGTACAGGTGTTTTTTTCATAGTTGTAGTCTTTTTTTTCACCCACCCACCGTCCTATGGCTGTTGTCACATCAAATAAGGGTGGGTGGCCTGTCCATATATTCTCTCCTACGGACGAGAAGTTGGGATGCACCAGGCGGACTTCTCTAAGGCGGGGGTTGTGGTCAAACAAACAGTGCCTTGCCCAAGCTCTTGCTGTGACAGCTAAGCCTTCATCCCATGTctggagagcagagacagaaaaatgaagcaACATCCAAtaatgaggatttctcccagtACCCCAGAAGAACAGAAGGAAGTTAAATAAGAGTGTTCTTCCAAAGTACTTTGCCCTAACTAAGCTACAGAAGTTGGTATCAAATTTCTTAACGAACTGTAatttttcagcagcttttatCTCTGTAAATGATAATCAAATGgttaaatcattaaatcatatcattttttttttttttttttacaaggctAATCACTGTAGTCGGTCAGTGAACTGAATTCAACATTAGCTCAACATAAGAGTTACATTTGTGTGACGGATGTAGTGCTTTGCTGGAGGAAGGAAGGTGTAGTCAGTTAATTTCTCAATTGTATGCTGTTGTCAGAGCTATTTGGTTGCCAGTAGAGCATATGAAGAAATTATTTCACTGTAAATTGAGGCTTTATAAATCTATACATTGTCTTATACATGATACAACAAAACTGCTATTTGCATCCATGTCCACTTCTCAGTAAGAGTCCTACTGTGTTTGGATCCCCACTGACAACAAAATGTTCTCTCAACTGGTTCAGCAATTGGTATTATGGCTAATATGCTGGTATAGCTTCCTCTTTTTTGAGTCTCTCGCTCTTCATTGCCTCGAAATCTACAGAGCAATGAGATGTTTTTGCCATTGGTGTTCACGTTCATGAAATGTCAATATATCAGATCTGTTCAGACAGAATGTGTGAACCTCTTTTAAAGATTGTTGTGACACAACATATATGACAAACAGAAACGGGACTGCGACGAATAAAACCAAGATCTGTTTGTATCACTGGGGGTAAGCATAAGAGTcactttggttttgttatttGGGTAATATGGCTCTTTAAATAAAGCGTGTGTAAGTATTGTAACtctgattgtatttttttaatgttacttCTTAGACTGTTTTGCTTACCATGTACAGCATATCAGTCGCAGGTGGATTGACAGATGACCTTGCCTTGTTGTGTTCCCTCAAACATTCGTCAATGAACTTCTGATTTCTGATCTCTGGCAGATCGGTTGAGCAGACCCACGAGTCCAGGATAATCCAGGCCCACAGTATCTTATCCACCCTGCTCCCCATGCTGGCAAGTATAAAACTCCACACAAGAATTCATAGAAGTTGAGCCTCTGTGATCTATATTTGCATCTGTTAAACTGACAGGAAATTCACTCACTAAAGAGGAACAGGATGCATGTG
This window encodes:
- the glipr1a gene encoding GLIPR1-like protein 1 yields the protein MGSRVDKILWAWIILDSWVCSTDLPEIRNQKFIDECLREHNKARSSVNPPATDMLYMTWDEGLAVTARAWARHCLFDHNPRLREVRLVHPNFSSVGENIWTGHPPLFDVTTAIGRWVGEKKDYNYEKNTCTANEMCGHYTQVVWGSSYKVGCAAHLCPGGVRNFDSRKAVMFVCNYATAGNMNGNRPYVSGREACSGCTGTCDNRLCRDKERDSQKSYNWTPDWDPDGVSQQAADFHYVIILVVRPIGLIFTFITAYGVHWYYPNIFCYE